A DNA window from Candidatus Bodocaedibacter vickermanii contains the following coding sequences:
- a CDS encoding phosphatidate cytidylyltransferase: MSELLKRTLSSIVFVPGILVLLYLGGVYFDALCLGLSMVLVYEWLNLWRGYAVRKGLKFQELVFISVGVIYIGLAMHKFWTLKDIQHKQFMTFLIVWTTDVGAYIFGKKFGKTPFSPVISPKKTWEGFWGGVCVCVVICSAVMYAQLAELLPYTGASSFLYNFFSGITLFSTLVFSIRFMFYSIFAHLGDLLESWVKRYVGVKDSSQLIPGHGGFLDRFDSFLAVCCAYYVKDILHSCGIFF, encoded by the coding sequence ATGTCTGAGCTATTAAAGCGTACCCTTTCCAGTATAGTTTTTGTTCCAGGAATATTAGTGCTGTTGTATCTGGGCGGCGTATATTTCGACGCTTTGTGCTTGGGATTAAGTATGGTTTTAGTCTATGAATGGCTAAATCTATGGCGTGGGTATGCCGTTCGAAAAGGGTTAAAATTTCAAGAATTGGTGTTCATTAGTGTGGGCGTGATCTATATCGGATTGGCGATGCATAAATTTTGGACATTAAAGGATATTCAACACAAGCAGTTTATGACGTTTTTAATTGTGTGGACGACGGATGTTGGTGCCTATATTTTTGGTAAAAAATTTGGAAAAACTCCTTTTTCACCAGTGATTAGCCCTAAAAAAACTTGGGAAGGATTTTGGGGCGGCGTGTGTGTCTGTGTAGTGATATGTTCGGCCGTGATGTACGCACAGTTAGCAGAGCTTTTGCCATATACGGGTGCGTCATCGTTTCTGTATAATTTTTTCAGTGGCATCACATTGTTTTCCACATTAGTATTTTCAATTCGCTTTATGTTCTACAGCATCTTTGCCCATTTGGGGGATCTGTTAGAGTCGTGGGTAAAGCGTTATGTGGGTGTCAAAGATTCAAGCCAATTGATTCCAGGTCATGGTGGGTTCTTGGATCGTTTCGATAGCTTCCTGGCTGTCTGTTGTGCCTATTACGTAAAAGACATTCTGCATAGTTGTGGTATCTTTTTTTAG
- the dcd gene encoding dCTP deaminase — translation MIMSDKWIRQQSLDNEMISPFVDRQKKEGVISYGLSSYGYDARVSSEFKVFTNVDNAIVDPKDFSHQSFVTRTADVCIIPPNSFVLARTVEYFRIPRNVLVICLGKSTYARCGIIVNVTPLEPEWEGHVTLEFSNTTPLPAKIYANEGACQFLFFHGNEMCETSYKDRAGKYMKQTGVTPPKL, via the coding sequence ATGATAATGTCCGATAAGTGGATCCGCCAACAATCTCTTGATAATGAAATGATCAGCCCCTTTGTGGATCGCCAAAAAAAAGAAGGTGTAATTTCTTACGGCTTATCCTCCTATGGCTATGACGCTCGCGTTTCAAGTGAGTTTAAAGTGTTTACAAATGTTGACAATGCAATCGTTGATCCTAAAGACTTTTCGCATCAAAGCTTTGTAACCCGCACCGCTGACGTCTGCATTATCCCACCCAATAGCTTTGTTTTAGCACGAACTGTTGAATACTTTAGAATCCCGCGCAACGTTTTGGTTATTTGCTTGGGAAAATCAACCTATGCTCGATGCGGCATTATTGTAAATGTAACCCCCCTTGAACCTGAATGGGAAGGTCACGTTACATTAGAATTTTCAAACACCACCCCCTTGCCTGCAAAAATTTATGCTAACGAAGGCGCATGCCAGTTTTTATTCTTCCATGGCAATGAAATGTGCGAAACGTCTTACAAAGATCGCGCAGGAAAATATATGAAACAAACGGGCGTCACCCCGCCAAAACTTTAA
- a CDS encoding phospholipase D family protein, with amino-acid sequence MTQNIRILIVAIAISVTSVTAQQAVIPKNQRPIVCFTPEEKCYPKIVQYIDAAQHTIHMRAYAFTSQEIATALIDAHQRGVSVLVLADKGQMKGAHSLVNMLIDAGITVKREKCKGLAHNKVIIIDNAILITGSYNFTRGAESRNAENLLILKQRTLLKKYLRDWKIAWEKS; translated from the coding sequence ATGACACAAAATATTCGAATTCTGATAGTGGCAATAGCGATAAGTGTAACTAGCGTTACGGCACAACAGGCGGTGATACCGAAAAATCAACGACCGATTGTCTGTTTTACGCCGGAGGAAAAATGCTATCCCAAAATTGTGCAATACATTGATGCTGCGCAGCACACGATTCACATGCGAGCCTATGCCTTTACATCTCAGGAAATTGCCACGGCGTTGATTGATGCGCATCAACGAGGGGTTAGTGTTTTAGTTTTGGCGGATAAGGGGCAAATGAAGGGGGCTCATTCGTTGGTTAATATGTTAATCGATGCTGGAATTACCGTCAAACGAGAGAAATGTAAAGGGTTGGCTCACAATAAAGTTATCATCATTGATAATGCGATTCTGATCACGGGATCCTATAATTTTACCAGGGGGGCAGAGTCGCGTAACGCAGAAAATTTGCTGATTTTAAAACAGCGCACCCTGTTGAAGAAATACTTGCGTGATTGGAAAATTGCATGGGAAAAGAGCTAA
- the rpmG gene encoding 50S ribosomal protein L33, whose amino-acid sequence MAKKSAVTLIRLVSSADTGFFYVTKKNPRNITEKMSFNKYDPVARKHVLFKEAKIK is encoded by the coding sequence ATGGCCAAGAAAAGTGCCGTAACGTTAATTAGATTAGTAAGCTCTGCAGATACAGGCTTCTTCTACGTTACCAAAAAGAACCCACGTAACATTACTGAAAAAATGTCGTTCAATAAGTATGATCCTGTTGCACGTAAACATGTTCTATTTAAAGAAGCTAAAATTAAATAA
- the rsfS gene encoding ribosome silencing factor, producing the protein MEKQLSSKELFDLIYKTLDDHKAEDLTIIDLSDKTSLADSMIIASARSSRHLMSLAEHLYLTLKGEAPIKIEGKDGSTWIVVDTFFVIVHLFTKDTRELYNLEKLWNTPSLFKESKSL; encoded by the coding sequence ATGGAAAAACAACTCTCTTCAAAAGAATTATTTGATTTAATTTATAAAACATTAGACGACCACAAAGCAGAAGATCTTACAATCATTGACTTATCAGACAAGACGTCTTTGGCTGACAGCATGATCATTGCATCAGCACGATCCAGCCGTCATTTAATGTCATTAGCAGAGCATCTGTATCTAACGTTAAAGGGTGAAGCCCCCATTAAAATTGAAGGCAAAGATGGCAGCACGTGGATTGTCGTCGATACATTTTTCGTGATTGTTCATTTGTTTACAAAAGATACTCGCGAATTATATAACCTTGAAAAATTATGGAATACGCCTTCTTTGTTTAAAGAATCAAAATCGTTATAG
- the frr gene encoding ribosome recycling factor, whose product MQSFSELSKELHDKMNAAVEHTKKEFAGLRAGRASAQLLDSVVVEAYGNSVSINQLGNINIPEPRTLSVQVWDKGLVKSVEKAIRDAGLGLNPVADGQTVRVPVPQLNEERRKEMAKISVKYAEEGRISIRNIRRHGMDVLKKMEKDKIISEDETARHEKDIQKLTDEYIVKIDTALSQKEKDIMQV is encoded by the coding sequence ATGCAATCATTTTCAGAACTATCCAAAGAGCTGCATGACAAAATGAATGCAGCTGTTGAACATACTAAAAAAGAATTCGCAGGGCTTCGTGCCGGGCGAGCATCAGCACAGTTGCTAGATTCCGTGGTGGTGGAAGCCTATGGCAATTCTGTTTCTATTAATCAGCTGGGAAACATTAATATTCCGGAACCTCGTACGTTATCTGTTCAAGTGTGGGACAAGGGGTTGGTTAAGTCTGTTGAAAAAGCAATTCGCGATGCAGGACTTGGTTTAAACCCAGTGGCAGACGGTCAAACTGTGCGTGTGCCCGTTCCTCAACTGAATGAAGAACGTCGCAAAGAAATGGCAAAAATTTCTGTAAAGTACGCAGAAGAAGGGCGCATTTCGATTCGAAACATTCGTCGCCATGGAATGGATGTCTTAAAGAAAATGGAAAAAGATAAAATCATTTCGGAAGATGAGACTGCGCGTCATGAAAAAGATATTCAAAAATTAACGGATGAATATATTGTAAAAATTGACACAGCGTTAAGTCAAAAAGAAAAAGACATAATGCAGGTATAA
- the rpsB gene encoding 30S ribosomal protein S2: protein MSNTTFTMRQLLEAGVHFGHHPRRWNPKMSPYIFGTKGGVHIIDLQQTYPMFKKALEVLTDVVAQGGRVLFVGTKPQAAEIVAEAAKRCGQYYVNHRWLGGMLTNWKTISQSIKRLKDLDEQLERNTGTVIKKELLKMQNDREKLNRALGGIREMGDTPDALFIIDTIKESTALLEAKKIGIPIIAICDTNSDPDLVDYIIPGNDDARRAIEFYTKLASDAVLAGIQKQLSKAGVDVGAAAEIMATDLTVEDVVTSEAAK from the coding sequence ATGTCAAATACTACATTTACTATGCGTCAGCTATTAGAAGCAGGCGTTCACTTCGGTCACCATCCTCGTCGTTGGAACCCCAAAATGTCACCATATATTTTTGGAACTAAAGGTGGCGTTCACATTATCGACTTGCAACAAACTTACCCCATGTTTAAAAAAGCATTGGAAGTTTTAACAGATGTTGTTGCACAAGGTGGTCGAGTATTGTTTGTTGGAACAAAACCACAAGCCGCTGAAATTGTTGCTGAGGCAGCAAAGCGCTGTGGTCAATATTACGTTAACCATCGTTGGTTAGGTGGTATGTTAACCAACTGGAAGACGATTTCTCAATCCATCAAACGTTTAAAAGACTTAGATGAGCAATTAGAGCGTAACACTGGAACAGTAATTAAAAAAGAATTGTTAAAGATGCAAAATGATCGCGAAAAATTAAACCGCGCATTGGGCGGAATTCGCGAAATGGGAGATACTCCCGACGCATTGTTCATCATTGATACAATCAAAGAAAGCACTGCTTTATTAGAAGCTAAAAAAATTGGTATTCCAATTATTGCCATTTGCGATACGAACTCTGATCCAGACTTAGTGGATTATATTATCCCAGGTAATGATGACGCACGTCGCGCAATTGAATTCTACACAAAATTAGCCTCTGACGCTGTTTTAGCTGGAATTCAAAAACAGCTTTCAAAAGCAGGCGTTGATGTTGGGGCAGCCGCAGAAATAATGGCAACTGACTTAACGGTTGAAGACGTTGTAACCTCTGAAGCTGCAAAATAA
- a CDS encoding Fic family protein: protein MSLDKKQRIGRYINSSTAGEIYQTYLPSDLPPNPPLDLTELYTLLDAANIALGRLDGMSMLLPDPSLFLYMYVRKEAVLSSQIEGTQSSLSDLLMFENAEAPGVPVDDVTEVSCYVSALNYGIERLKSFPLSLRLIREIHGKLMDNARGGQKQPGEFRTSQNWIGGSRPGNARFVPPSPETLMVCLDKFEKFLHDDTVKLPTLIKAALAHVQFETIHPFLDGNGRLGRLLITFMLYVDGTLKEPLLYLSLYFKANREAYYKHLQAVRETGDWESWIAFFLNGVIDTANQATDAAQRIIKLFNSDQAHIGASGQSTAAALRIYSYFQHHPLSNTATIKKITKLSTPTVMRGLSTLESLGIINETTGKARHKVFAYKHYLDILSQGTEPLKY, encoded by the coding sequence ATGTCTTTAGATAAGAAACAACGAATAGGTCGATATATCAACAGCTCAACGGCCGGTGAAATCTATCAAACGTATCTACCCTCTGACTTACCACCCAATCCTCCGTTAGACTTAACAGAGCTCTACACTTTATTGGATGCAGCAAACATTGCGCTGGGACGCCTGGATGGTATGAGCATGCTACTTCCAGATCCATCGTTGTTTTTATATATGTATGTCCGTAAAGAAGCTGTTCTTTCTTCACAAATTGAAGGCACTCAATCGTCGCTTTCAGATCTACTGATGTTTGAAAATGCAGAAGCCCCCGGGGTTCCTGTAGATGACGTGACTGAAGTCTCATGTTACGTATCTGCGTTAAACTATGGTATTGAACGCTTAAAGAGCTTTCCTCTTTCACTTCGTCTGATTCGAGAAATTCATGGCAAACTGATGGATAACGCCCGCGGCGGTCAAAAACAACCTGGTGAGTTTAGAACCTCTCAAAATTGGATTGGTGGCAGTCGTCCGGGAAATGCCAGATTTGTTCCACCATCTCCTGAAACGCTGATGGTCTGTCTTGATAAATTTGAAAAGTTTTTGCATGATGACACAGTTAAGTTGCCAACGCTAATTAAAGCAGCGCTTGCACATGTGCAGTTTGAAACTATTCACCCATTTTTAGATGGCAACGGTCGCTTAGGACGATTGCTTATTACATTTATGTTATACGTCGACGGAACTCTAAAAGAACCTCTTTTATACCTTAGCCTTTATTTCAAAGCCAATCGCGAAGCCTATTATAAACATCTGCAAGCCGTTCGTGAAACTGGCGATTGGGAATCATGGATAGCATTTTTCTTGAATGGAGTTATTGACACGGCAAACCAAGCAACTGACGCAGCTCAGAGGATTATTAAGTTATTTAACTCCGATCAAGCCCATATTGGTGCTTCTGGACAATCAACAGCAGCAGCATTGAGAATATATAGCTACTTTCAACATCACCCTCTCTCAAATACTGCCACAATCAAAAAAATTACAAAATTATCAACACCCACAGTTATGAGAGGTTTATCCACTTTAGAAAGCTTAGGCATCATCAACGAAACAACGGGCAAAGCACGTCACAAAGTATTTGCATACAAACACTATCTCGACATCCTAAGTCAAGGCACTGAACCGCTTAAGTATTAA
- the tsf gene encoding translation elongation factor Ts, translating into MMAISASMVKELREKTGAGMLDCKKALEESNGDFEAAVDWLRKKGLSAAAKKSDRVAAEGLIAVDVQGNTAVVIEVNAETDFVARNDTFQDFVRTVVKKAHGKADAEALKASEYEGGKTVQDVLTNLIATIGENMNLRRVANISVSKGHIISYVHNQIVSGLGKIGVMVAFETDADASKLTAVGEGIAMHIAAMNPAALNPEGVDKALVEREANFLREKAIAAGRPENIIEKMIESGVKTYLSEASLLEQAYVLDNKKKVIDVVNELSKEIGTPVKLTGFLRFELGEGIEKQATDFAAEVAAMSK; encoded by the coding sequence ATTATGGCAATTTCTGCAAGTATGGTAAAAGAGCTGCGCGAAAAGACAGGCGCAGGAATGTTAGACTGCAAAAAAGCATTAGAAGAATCAAACGGTGATTTTGAAGCTGCAGTTGATTGGTTACGTAAAAAAGGTTTATCAGCTGCGGCTAAAAAATCTGACCGTGTTGCGGCTGAAGGGTTGATTGCTGTTGACGTGCAAGGCAACACTGCGGTTGTGATTGAAGTTAATGCTGAAACTGACTTTGTGGCGCGTAATGACACATTCCAGGACTTTGTTCGGACTGTTGTTAAGAAAGCTCATGGTAAGGCAGATGCAGAAGCTTTGAAAGCCTCTGAATACGAAGGCGGCAAAACAGTTCAAGACGTTTTAACAAACTTGATTGCGACGATTGGTGAAAACATGAACTTGCGTCGTGTTGCAAACATCAGCGTTTCAAAGGGTCATATTATTTCTTATGTGCATAACCAAATTGTATCAGGTCTTGGTAAAATTGGTGTTATGGTTGCATTTGAAACTGATGCTGATGCATCAAAGCTAACCGCTGTGGGTGAGGGTATTGCGATGCACATTGCTGCAATGAACCCAGCTGCTTTAAACCCAGAAGGCGTTGATAAAGCATTGGTGGAACGTGAAGCAAACTTTTTACGTGAAAAAGCAATTGCAGCAGGTCGCCCTGAAAATATCATTGAAAAAATGATCGAAAGCGGTGTAAAGACTTATTTATCTGAAGCATCATTGCTTGAACAAGCGTATGTTTTAGACAATAAGAAAAAAGTCATTGATGTTGTAAATGAGCTTTCTAAGGAAATCGGAACACCAGTAAAACTAACTGGATTCTTGCGATTTGAATTGGGTGAAGGCATTGAAAAGCAAGCAACTGATTTTGCTGCTGAAGTTGCAGCGATGAGTAAATAA
- the pyrH gene encoding UMP kinase — protein sequence MLKLSGEILAGETIFSPEVMNRVCQELKAIRDIGVQINVVIGGGNIFRGNMGQAQGMDRATADYMGMLATVMNALALQTCMTDIGLDARVMTSINMNEIAETFTRRRAFEYMHNGRIVIHAGGIGVPFFSTDTAAASRACEMNCQAIFKGTKVDGIYSDDPVKNESAKFYETLTYQDVLTKELNVMDAAAISLAKENKIPVVVFNIKNPGQLAKAICGEGLYTIVS from the coding sequence ATGCTAAAATTATCAGGAGAAATTCTGGCTGGAGAAACTATTTTTTCTCCGGAGGTTATGAATCGCGTCTGCCAAGAGTTGAAAGCAATTCGAGATATAGGGGTTCAGATTAATGTTGTGATCGGCGGGGGTAACATTTTCCGTGGTAATATGGGTCAAGCGCAGGGTATGGATCGCGCAACGGCCGATTACATGGGGATGTTAGCCACCGTAATGAATGCGTTAGCGCTGCAAACGTGTATGACAGACATAGGTCTGGATGCCAGAGTTATGACATCGATTAACATGAATGAGATCGCTGAAACGTTTACCAGACGGCGTGCATTTGAGTATATGCACAATGGGCGTATCGTGATTCATGCAGGCGGGATTGGAGTCCCGTTTTTTTCTACGGATACTGCCGCAGCCTCACGTGCGTGTGAGATGAATTGTCAGGCAATTTTTAAAGGGACGAAGGTCGATGGTATCTATAGCGATGACCCTGTAAAAAATGAATCTGCTAAATTCTACGAGACGTTAACGTATCAAGATGTGTTAACAAAAGAATTGAATGTTATGGATGCTGCCGCGATTTCGTTAGCAAAAGAAAACAAAATTCCAGTCGTTGTATTTAATATTAAAAATCCCGGACAACTTGCAAAAGCAATTTGTGGTGAAGGGTTATATACGATCGTTTCTTAA
- a CDS encoding NADAR domain-containing protein, with protein sequence MINIEFRQYGAQLKYFSCLVLVLNVLSVSVCNGEAVPDSDRLHFSIRGYDENIPRVKVTPAAVVAPVVPPEGPVALSAAEQVRLGLVPITKIQVQGVMPALLQQTIDNYVAQRYRYDSFRSTGGAANYAFAADGMISDGANPVGIHFYDARSFGKELANTYGVPTTATVGGVAATFACSETPFQAAKLALLLGDAEAQAFSGQFANQTGGAIQRDVAPRIQRIAAAKGKTVDAAFYKPWDDSSVWVMINIVLGKALQNPSDRMIQYLIHQLNRGYLIVEHTGNDDKWGDGSKSDPTRLGPGENRLGLIWMAVQQTLKDLYKIS encoded by the coding sequence ATGATCAATATTGAATTTAGACAATATGGTGCGCAATTGAAGTATTTTTCGTGTCTTGTTTTAGTTTTGAACGTGTTAAGTGTTTCTGTGTGCAATGGAGAAGCTGTCCCTGATAGTGATAGATTGCATTTTTCAATTAGGGGATATGATGAAAATATTCCTAGAGTAAAAGTTACCCCCGCTGCTGTCGTGGCGCCAGTAGTTCCCCCCGAGGGTCCTGTGGCATTATCTGCTGCAGAGCAGGTAAGACTAGGTTTAGTTCCAATTACAAAAATTCAAGTTCAAGGCGTAATGCCAGCTCTTTTACAACAAACAATCGATAACTATGTTGCACAACGATATCGATATGATAGTTTTCGCTCAACAGGTGGAGCCGCAAACTATGCATTTGCAGCAGATGGTATGATATCCGATGGGGCTAACCCAGTAGGAATACATTTCTATGATGCTAGAAGTTTTGGCAAAGAATTAGCAAATACATATGGCGTTCCGACAACTGCAACTGTAGGCGGGGTGGCTGCGACATTTGCATGTTCAGAAACTCCGTTCCAAGCAGCGAAATTAGCATTGCTTTTGGGGGATGCAGAGGCACAGGCGTTCAGTGGTCAGTTTGCCAATCAAACGGGTGGGGCAATTCAACGTGATGTGGCGCCTAGAATACAACGAATAGCTGCAGCCAAAGGAAAGACAGTGGATGCTGCGTTTTACAAACCCTGGGATGATTCCAGTGTTTGGGTAATGATTAACATTGTTCTTGGAAAGGCGTTGCAAAATCCTAGCGATCGAATGATACAATATTTAATCCATCAATTGAATAGAGGGTATTTAATCGTTGAGCATACCGGTAATGATGATAAATGGGGCGATGGAAGCAAGTCGGATCCAACTAGATTAGGTCCAGGTGAAAATAGGCTTGGATTGATTTGGATGGCCGTTCAACAAACATTAAAAGATCTCTATAAAATATCTTAG
- a CDS encoding isoprenyl transferase, with protein sequence MNNAASVPYHIGIIMDGNGRWASERGLPRSMGHQKGAEVVRETVQTAADLGVKALTLFGFSEENWSRPGDEVSLLLRLAETYLKKELNALHKENVRFRVIGNKSKLPKSLQTIIDEAEQKTINNDRFFLNLALSYSGKWDIVQAVKRIVAEGVDPESVTEEMVSQHLSLSDVPDPDLLIRTSGEQRISNFLLWQAAYSELYFCDAMWPDFNKHELTLAIECYQHRHRRFGKI encoded by the coding sequence ATGAATAACGCGGCATCGGTTCCGTATCATATTGGAATTATCATGGATGGAAATGGAAGGTGGGCCTCTGAAAGGGGGCTCCCTCGTTCTATGGGGCATCAAAAAGGTGCAGAAGTTGTACGAGAAACTGTACAAACTGCAGCAGATCTTGGCGTGAAAGCCCTTACACTGTTTGGTTTTTCAGAAGAAAACTGGTCTAGACCTGGTGACGAAGTGTCACTGTTATTGAGATTGGCTGAAACATATCTGAAAAAAGAATTGAACGCATTGCATAAAGAAAATGTTCGATTTCGTGTGATTGGAAATAAGAGTAAGCTGCCCAAAAGCTTGCAAACCATCATTGATGAAGCAGAGCAAAAAACGATCAATAACGATCGCTTTTTTTTAAACTTAGCCCTAAGTTATTCGGGTAAATGGGATATTGTTCAAGCAGTAAAGAGAATCGTTGCTGAAGGGGTAGATCCTGAATCTGTAACAGAAGAGATGGTGTCACAACATTTAAGTTTAAGTGATGTACCTGATCCTGATTTGCTAATTCGCACCAGTGGCGAACAACGTATCAGTAACTTTTTATTATGGCAGGCAGCATACAGTGAATTGTATTTTTGTGATGCAATGTGGCCTGATTTTAATAAACACGAATTAACTTTGGCTATAGAGTGTTATCAGCATCGTCATCGACGATTTGGAAAAATATAA
- a CDS encoding cryptochrome/photolyase family protein, with the protein MSLKTIVWFRQDLRIHDNPALEYAAARGTIIPVYILDDDAPGQWKLGGASRWWLHHSLQSLSNSLESKGHRLHIFAGDPQQILSDLQHQTQSDTIVWNRCYEPFSIARDKAIKESMTSAGINVKSFNASLLFEPWTIKNLQGNFFKVFTPFWKHCLQQSVDPITLSGNSLDSAIPFLETLETSVQLDDFKLLPSNPNWATGFDWSPGEFTALHKLNEFFETAVMSYKEQRDYMDKSATSMLSPHLHFGEISPRLIYHRCQELMALGQGDLSGVQHFLSELGWREFSYHLLYHFPVLPTEPFRSEFNQFEWGNNPDDLRKWQQGKTGFPIIDAAMQELWQTGYMHNRARMIVASFLTKNLLIHWRHGAEWFWDTLVDADLASNSASWQWVAGCGVDAAPYFRIFNPITQGEKFDPDGIYVKRWIPELRDLDVKYIHQPWTAPLSVLKDAGVRLGHTYPEPMVDLKATRNRALQAYAGIRE; encoded by the coding sequence ATGTCATTAAAAACAATCGTTTGGTTTCGGCAGGATTTACGGATTCATGATAATCCTGCGTTAGAGTATGCTGCGGCAAGGGGCACTATCATTCCCGTTTATATCCTGGATGATGATGCGCCTGGGCAATGGAAACTGGGTGGAGCATCCCGATGGTGGTTGCATCACAGTTTGCAATCACTGTCGAATTCCTTAGAATCGAAAGGGCATCGATTGCATATTTTTGCAGGGGATCCTCAACAGATATTAAGTGATTTGCAACATCAGACTCAGTCAGATACGATTGTTTGGAATCGATGTTATGAGCCGTTTTCAATTGCACGTGACAAGGCAATTAAAGAATCCATGACGTCTGCGGGTATTAATGTGAAATCATTTAATGCCAGTTTGTTGTTTGAGCCGTGGACAATCAAAAACCTACAGGGAAATTTCTTTAAGGTGTTTACTCCGTTTTGGAAACACTGTTTGCAGCAATCAGTTGATCCAATAACGCTTTCAGGTAACAGTTTAGATTCAGCGATTCCTTTCTTAGAAACGTTAGAAACATCTGTGCAGTTAGATGATTTTAAACTATTGCCGTCTAATCCCAATTGGGCAACGGGATTTGATTGGAGTCCAGGAGAATTTACCGCGTTACACAAGCTGAATGAATTTTTTGAAACTGCGGTCATGTCCTATAAAGAACAGCGCGACTATATGGATAAAAGCGCAACATCGATGTTATCCCCACATTTGCATTTTGGTGAAATTAGCCCTAGGCTTATTTACCATAGATGTCAAGAATTAATGGCGTTAGGGCAGGGAGATCTTTCGGGCGTGCAGCATTTCTTGTCGGAGTTAGGGTGGAGAGAGTTTTCGTACCATTTACTGTATCATTTTCCGGTGTTGCCCACAGAACCATTTCGATCGGAATTCAATCAATTTGAATGGGGTAATAACCCAGACGATTTAAGAAAATGGCAGCAAGGAAAAACAGGCTTTCCCATTATTGATGCCGCAATGCAAGAGCTTTGGCAAACGGGGTACATGCATAACCGTGCACGCATGATTGTTGCGTCGTTTCTAACAAAGAACCTGTTGATTCATTGGCGTCATGGGGCGGAATGGTTTTGGGATACATTGGTGGATGCGGATCTGGCCAGTAACAGTGCAAGCTGGCAATGGGTCGCTGGATGTGGTGTTGATGCCGCACCGTATTTTAGAATCTTTAATCCAATTACTCAGGGTGAAAAGTTTGATCCGGATGGAATCTATGTTAAACGGTGGATTCCAGAGTTGCGAGATCTGGATGTAAAATATATCCATCAGCCATGGACAGCCCCGTTATCCGTGTTAAAGGATGCAGGTGTTCGACTGGGACATACGTATCCAGAACCAATGGTTGACCTGAAAGCAACACGAAACAGAGCATTACAAGCGTATGCGGGGATTAGAGAATGA
- a CDS encoding cell division ATP-binding protein FtsE: MQKKPLVIFDRVSLSYKTDEDVFWDLNLKFNSGTFYFLTGSSGSGKTSLLKLIYMDVMPTQGNVSVLGQDSLSISQRKIPYLRQKIGMVFQDCYMLNHLTLIENVALPLRIRGLNRSQALYNASEMLSWVGLARYINHYPDVLSGGQKQRAAIARAVINRPVFLLADEPTGNVDKENAIRILHLFEELHKRGTTVIFATHDRGLAASYPYPELLIKDKKIQLNDKASKRYSGVGPTNTPPQTSSLVSRNIIIGSDVEHLR; this comes from the coding sequence GTGCAAAAAAAACCGTTAGTTATTTTTGATCGAGTATCCCTTTCCTATAAAACAGATGAAGATGTGTTTTGGGATTTAAACTTAAAGTTTAATTCGGGTACATTTTATTTTTTAACGGGATCCAGTGGTTCTGGTAAAACATCCTTACTTAAATTGATCTATATGGATGTTATGCCGACTCAGGGAAATGTGTCTGTACTTGGACAGGATTCATTAAGTATATCGCAACGAAAGATTCCATACCTGCGTCAAAAGATCGGGATGGTGTTTCAAGATTGCTATATGTTGAATCATTTAACCTTAATTGAAAATGTTGCGCTGCCGTTACGCATTCGTGGATTGAATCGCTCTCAAGCTTTATACAATGCCAGTGAAATGCTCAGCTGGGTTGGATTGGCTCGGTATATTAATCATTATCCAGATGTGTTGTCAGGTGGGCAAAAACAGCGTGCTGCGATTGCACGGGCAGTGATCAATCGTCCCGTATTTCTGTTAGCGGATGAGCCTACTGGGAACGTGGATAAAGAAAACGCTATTCGTATTTTACATTTATTTGAAGAATTACATAAACGAGGAACGACCGTAATTTTTGCAACCCATGATCGAGGGTTGGCAGCATCATATCCATACCCAGAGCTGTTAATCAAAGATAAAAAAATTCAGCTGAATGATAAAGCAAGTAAACGATATTCTGGTGTGGGACCTACGAATACCCCCCCTCAAACGTCATCTCTTGTATCTCGGAATATTATTATTGGATCAGATGTGGAACATTTAAGATGA